The sequence AGAAATCTTATTGTCCACAATCTTCTGACCGCTGAATTTCTTCAAAGAGAAACTCAACAGAAATCCTAGAATGATGACTGTGATGGCAATTTTTAATATTCTGTATTTATTTTTCATTTTGTTTTTTAAACGTTTTAACGCTATGCCCGCTAGGGTTTTATTTAAAAATATTACTTGTTATTTTTCGTTCGCAAAGGCGTTTCACTCAGCAAATGATAACTGAAAACATTTTTACAATTTTAGTTTTATACTTGCGCATGTGGTATTAAACTAAGCTTTTGTTTTATAATTTGTTTACTGCTCTTTTTACTCCGTCTTTAAATAGGATGGAATGAAAATTTCCCAATCCCAAGTTTACGATGCACTTTCATCCCTGCATCAAAAACTATATTTGATATTTCATTTTCTGTCATTTGTGTGTTTTTAATTACTCTTAAATGATATTTTCAGTTATCATTTGCTGAGTGAAACGCCTTTGCGAACGGAATTAATGTTTATTTGTAAAAAATTACATTGCGTTCGTAGCGTTAAATTTCTTTAAACTAATTTCCTCCCATCCACTCACAAATAGGATCATACAGCGTATCAATATTTCCTGCGCCTACCGTGAGAAGGATGTCAAAATCTTTTTCTTTTATTTTATTGAAAGCTTCATTTAATGTTGAAACTTCCTTTTTATCTAAAGTCACTTTTTCCAATAACCAGCTTGAAGTGATGCCTTTAAAATTTTCCTGAAGCTCTCTTGCAGGATAAATGTCCAGTAAAATCAATTCATCGGACTGGCTTAAACTTTCCGCAAATCCATCGGCAAAATCTCTCGTTCTGCTAAACAGATGCGGCTGGAAAGCCACCAATAATTTTTTTCCCGGGTAAAAAGTTCGGATCGAGCTCATCACTGCATTGATTTCTGTCGGATGGTGAGCGTAATCGTCGATATAAATTTTACCGTTCTGATATCTGTGTTTTGTATATCTTCTTTTAATGCCTTTAAAATTGGCAATCGCTTTCTTTAAAGTCTCGAAATCCACGCCTAAATTGTTTAAAATAGCCAATGCAACTGTCGCATTTTCAACATTGTGAATTCCAGGGATTTCCCAGATAAAATCTTTAATAGTTTCTGTCGGAGTATGGAAATCGAAATAGATTTTGTCATTCTCCATTCGAAGGTTATCTGAGTAATAATCAGCGACTTCATTCACTGCGTATGTCAGGGAAGGTCTTCCGATTTCAATGCCTTTTCTTACAAAAAGCTGTTTATCATTTGGAACCAAAGCTGCAAATTGTCTGAATCCTTCTTCAATCGTGTTTTTATCACCATAGATATCCAAATGGTCTGCATCCGTGGATGTAATCACTGCCCAATCCGGAGAAAGGTTCAGAAAACTTCTGTCATACTCATCTGCTTCAACTACAGAGTATTGTGATCCGTTGTAAAGGAAATTCGATTTAAAATTCTCAGAAATTCCGCCCAAGAAACATGAGAAAGGCAAATCTGCTTCTTTACACAAGTGCGAAACCAAGGTAGAAGTTGTCGTTTTTCCATGAGTTCCTGCAACAGCGATGCAATCTGTGTTTTCTGTAATTAATCCTAAAACTTTTGCACGTTTTAAAACATCAAACTGTTTTTCATTAAAATAATCTAAAATTCCTAAAACCTTGATCGCAGGAGTATAAATTACCAATGTATTTTCCTTCTGAAGCGAAGTGATTCTTTCATCAATGACATCTTCAAAAACAATATCAATTCCCTCGCTCATCAAAGCCTGGGTAAGTTTGGTGTTGGTTTTATCGTAGCCTGAAACTTTCTTGCCCGAAGCATGGAAATAACGCGCCAGAGCACTCATTCCGATACCTCCGATTCCAACGAAGTAAAAATTTTGATATGTTTCTAAATTGTTCATTTTTATACTATTAACTAAAAAATCTTATTCCAATCCATACAAAGAAAGCTACTGCAGAGATAATTAAAATGTTTTGTCCATGACTCCTGTCTTTTTTAGTAAAGCCATAAATTCTATCTCCGTTTGGCAAAGCTTTTTTATAATACATTAAATAAGCTCCAACAAAAACACCTAAAAATCCGGCAACAAGAGCAGAAGCGTATCCGATTATTATTAACCAGGTTGGGCTTTCTTCTTGGGTTGAAAGATCTTTAATTCTCTGTTTATTTATAATTTTTAAAAGTTCTGGATTAATTTCCTTTCCTCTTTGTTTTAATATTTTTTGAGCAAGCAGATAATCAAATTTGTTCCACTCCTCTTTTTTTGTCACGATTTCGATCAGCTCTTCATCAGAATAATCAAAAAGGTGATAATCTTCCTCTACATTTTCAATTTCTTTTTTAACTAAATCTTCTTCTAATTTCTCGACCTGATTAAAATCTTCTTTTTGAATTTTTAGTTCAAACTGTTTTGTATTAATATCTCCTCCAAAACTGGAATCCAATTGCGAAGAATTATTTGCCAATTCATAAGCAATATGATGTTCTTCAAGAATTTTAATTAATTCTAAAGCATCATCTTTATAAATGAATTTTCTATATGTCGAAAGTTCAGTTGACATTATTTAATTATTTTAAAAATCTCATCCACAATCTCTTTTGCAGCATTTGGCTTGGCAAAATATTTAAGATTTTCAGACATTTCTTTTCTTACATTTTCATTTTCGCAGATTTCTGAAAGAGTATTCCAGAATTTTTCCTGCATTTCAGAGTCTTTTACCATTCTGGCTGCGTTTTTTTCAACCAGATTCATGGCATTTTTGGTTTGATGGTCTTCCGCTGCAAATGGGAAAGGCACCAATAAAACAGGCTTTTGTGCTACCGCCAGCTCTGAAATGGCAATCGCTCCTGCTCTGGAAACAATCACATCTGCAGCAGAATAGGCTGTTTCCATGTCTTTGATGAATTCTTTCAGCTGAATTTGAGATCCGAGATCCGAGATTCGAGATTCGTTGCTCAATTCGCTGAAGTCTAATTTTCCGGTTTGCCAGATCAATTGATAGCCTTTTGCTTTAAGGTTTTCTAAGTTTTCTTTCCAACCGTTATTTAATGTTCTTGAGCCTAAAGATCCACCTACCGAAAGAATCGTCAGTTTGTCTTTATCCAAGCCCATTTTTTCTTTTGCCTGAGCTGTATCCTGCATTCCTGAAACGATAGTTGAACGAATAGGGTTGCCCAAAAACTTTATTTTTTCAGCCGGAAAACCTTCCACTTTCGGATAAGCCGTGAAAACAGCTTTCGCTTTTTTACTTAAAATTTTATTCGTTACGCCTGCGTGTGCATTCTGCTCCTGAATAAAAATCGGAATTCCCAGCTTGCTTGCTTCATACAAAGCAGGTCCACTTGCAAAACCACCTGTTCCTACTGCAAAATCGGGAGCGAAGCTTTTAATGATCTTTTTAGATTTAGATAAACTTTTTAAAATTTTAAAAGGCAAACCTAAATTCGATAGCATATTTCCTCTGTCGATTCCGGCGATATCAATTCCTTCAATCTTATAGCCAGCCTGTGGAACTTTTTCCATTTCCATTTTTCCGTTGGCTCCGATGAACAAAAACTCTGCATCCGGAAATCTTTTCTTGATTTCGTCTGCAATAGCGATGGCAGGGAAGATGTGACCTCCTGTTCCGCCACCTGATAATAATATTTTTAGTTTTTTGCTCATTTTATTAATATTATGCTGTCGGTAAATTCTCAAGTAAGTCAATAAAATCAACATACACCCAAGCCTCAATTTTGTCTTCAATTAGCTTTATTGAGATTTCTCTAACATTATAAACAGAATCATTAAGTTCAATAATTTCGGTAAATTCTAAATTATAAGATTTCAAAAAACTGATCATCTGTTCGTCGGTGTCAAATACCGACAAGTCTTCTAAACTTTTGTTATCAATGAATCTTATTAATTTTATTTCCATTTTATTCTGCTATGTTTTTAAGCGATGTCGTTGATTTCGGCCACGCTTTGTTTTTTGCCCATTCCTTCTTCATCGTAAATCTGGATTCTTGAGCTTATATTTAAAATTATCCCTAACTGCAAATAAGTTACCAGCATCGATGTTCCTCCATAACTGATTAAAGGCAATGGTTGTCCCGTCACCGGAATCAGATTCACTGCAACGGCAATGTTTACTGATAGTTGCATAAAAATCATCACACCGAGGCTGAGAACAAGCAACGATCCGAAAAATGCGGGCATTTTGCTGGCTATCATCACAATCCGGATCATCATAATTAAATACAT is a genomic window of Chryseobacterium wanjuense containing:
- the murC gene encoding UDP-N-acetylmuramate--L-alanine ligase, translated to MNNLETYQNFYFVGIGGIGMSALARYFHASGKKVSGYDKTNTKLTQALMSEGIDIVFEDVIDERITSLQKENTLVIYTPAIKVLGILDYFNEKQFDVLKRAKVLGLITENTDCIAVAGTHGKTTTSTLVSHLCKEADLPFSCFLGGISENFKSNFLYNGSQYSVVEADEYDRSFLNLSPDWAVITSTDADHLDIYGDKNTIEEGFRQFAALVPNDKQLFVRKGIEIGRPSLTYAVNEVADYYSDNLRMENDKIYFDFHTPTETIKDFIWEIPGIHNVENATVALAILNNLGVDFETLKKAIANFKGIKRRYTKHRYQNGKIYIDDYAHHPTEINAVMSSIRTFYPGKKLLVAFQPHLFSRTRDFADGFAESLSQSDELILLDIYPARELQENFKGITSSWLLEKVTLDKKEVSTLNEAFNKIKEKDFDILLTVGAGNIDTLYDPICEWMGGN
- the murG gene encoding undecaprenyldiphospho-muramoylpentapeptide beta-N-acetylglucosaminyltransferase, which produces MSKKLKILLSGGGTGGHIFPAIAIADEIKKRFPDAEFLFIGANGKMEMEKVPQAGYKIEGIDIAGIDRGNMLSNLGLPFKILKSLSKSKKIIKSFAPDFAVGTGGFASGPALYEASKLGIPIFIQEQNAHAGVTNKILSKKAKAVFTAYPKVEGFPAEKIKFLGNPIRSTIVSGMQDTAQAKEKMGLDKDKLTILSVGGSLGSRTLNNGWKENLENLKAKGYQLIWQTGKLDFSELSNESRISDLGSQIQLKEFIKDMETAYSAADVIVSRAGAIAISELAVAQKPVLLVPFPFAAEDHQTKNAMNLVEKNAARMVKDSEMQEKFWNTLSEICENENVRKEMSENLKYFAKPNAAKEIVDEIFKIIK